A genome region from Mesorhizobium sp. WSM2240 includes the following:
- a CDS encoding curlin produces the protein MTNRFFNSLIAGLAAMLIGSAALPGPAAAGGSISLSYTPTRTQDARTLQTGFQLYSLYKGLKNGANIRQYGRNNAAGIGQTGYGNQAIVRQKGSGHSATLQQNGNSNSYGIFQFGRNTSANVGQRGNGQAGATFQFGW, from the coding sequence ATGACGAACAGGTTCTTCAACTCTCTCATAGCGGGTCTCGCCGCCATGCTCATCGGCTCGGCCGCCCTTCCCGGCCCGGCGGCCGCCGGAGGCTCCATTTCCCTGAGCTATACGCCCACCAGGACCCAGGACGCCCGGACCTTGCAGACTGGTTTTCAGCTCTATTCACTCTACAAGGGCCTGAAGAACGGTGCCAACATCCGCCAGTATGGCCGCAATAATGCCGCCGGCATCGGCCAGACCGGGTACGGCAATCAAGCAATAGTCCGCCAGAAGGGCAGCGGCCACTCGGCCACGCTGCAGCAGAACGGCAACAGCAATTCCTACGGAATTTTCCAGTTCGGCAGGAACACCTCCGCAAATGTCGGACAGAGAGGCAACGGTCAGGCCGGAGCCACCTTCCAATTCGGCTGGTAG
- a CDS encoding type IV secretory system conjugative DNA transfer family protein has protein sequence MNGSLRVFYIGFCLSIALVVWLLAYGLALQLLFGDGRILQATIATNPFAPFRQLIAYGDSGVLRSIALGALLPAAFVAGIIGYAGLRPSSSPLGDARFQTVMSLGRDGWFRRKGKILGRFKRRILRVDDDRHHLIIGPTRSGKGACYVVPNALTHEGSMIVTDLKGEIFRSTAGYRKSKGNQVFLFAPGSERTHRYNPLDFIRPDRGDRTTDIQNIAAILVPENTESENSIWQATAQQVMAGAISYINESVYYDGRRNLGEVTAFFNSGVNLQALMTLIKDREPYLSRFTMESFNAYIALSERAAASALLDIQKALRPFRNERVVAATSVTDMDLRALKRRPISIYLAPNVTDITLLRPLLALFVQQTLDTLLLEPTERPVPVYFLLDEFRQLKKMNEIMTKLPYVAGYNIKMAFVIQDLKNLDEIYGETSRHSLMGNCGYQLVFGANDQVTAEAISKGLGKRTVRYKTESRTIELMGLHRRTKVEQLRERDLMMPQEVRQMPAEKMVILAEGQNPIFADKLRFFRTAPFQAMAWFSRANMPEVPATEFMPQQPVPATVMDYAPVAASTSPNTDTPRPPFPRSALPDRQEKGRAPDRNAVRLGAVEPDPMATLGEKPPDLCAHRGILSENAALSRSAAQDGDTPAGERRNAGTTSGSSDAMTTRRPLLKDDIDMSFDIAVRRLKSLVGGNASPSKKEHPSSRDWSAIFDATVADDASELETR, from the coding sequence ATGAACGGGTCCCTGCGTGTTTTTTATATCGGCTTTTGCCTGAGCATTGCCCTTGTTGTCTGGCTGCTGGCCTACGGTCTCGCCCTTCAGCTGCTTTTTGGTGATGGAAGGATCCTTCAGGCAACAATCGCCACCAACCCCTTCGCCCCGTTCCGGCAGCTCATCGCCTATGGCGACAGCGGCGTTCTGCGTTCGATCGCGCTCGGTGCGCTTCTGCCCGCAGCTTTCGTTGCCGGCATCATCGGCTATGCCGGCTTGCGTCCAAGTTCGAGTCCGCTCGGAGATGCACGGTTCCAGACCGTGATGTCCCTGGGTCGTGATGGCTGGTTCCGCAGGAAAGGCAAGATTCTCGGCCGCTTCAAACGCCGGATCCTCCGCGTCGACGATGATCGGCATCATCTCATCATCGGGCCGACGCGGTCGGGGAAGGGCGCTTGCTACGTCGTCCCCAACGCTCTCACCCACGAAGGCTCGATGATCGTCACCGACCTCAAGGGCGAGATATTTCGGAGCACGGCAGGCTATCGCAAATCGAAGGGCAACCAAGTCTTCCTGTTTGCACCGGGATCGGAGAGGACGCACCGATACAATCCGCTCGACTTCATCCGACCGGATCGCGGCGATCGGACCACCGACATCCAGAACATCGCGGCGATCCTCGTCCCGGAAAACACCGAGTCTGAAAACTCGATCTGGCAGGCGACCGCGCAGCAGGTCATGGCCGGCGCGATCAGCTACATCAACGAGAGCGTTTATTATGATGGGCGGCGCAATCTCGGCGAGGTGACGGCATTCTTCAACAGCGGGGTCAATCTCCAGGCGCTGATGACCCTCATCAAGGATCGTGAGCCATATCTGTCGCGCTTCACCATGGAAAGCTTCAACGCCTATATCGCCCTGTCCGAGCGGGCGGCGGCATCCGCGCTGCTCGACATTCAGAAGGCGCTCCGGCCGTTCCGCAACGAGCGCGTGGTCGCCGCCACGTCGGTTACCGACATGGACCTTCGGGCGCTGAAGCGCCGGCCCATCTCGATCTACCTTGCGCCCAATGTCACCGACATCACGTTGCTGCGGCCTCTGCTTGCTCTCTTCGTGCAACAGACACTCGACACGCTATTGCTCGAGCCGACGGAACGGCCAGTGCCTGTGTATTTCTTGCTGGACGAGTTCCGGCAGCTCAAGAAGATGAACGAGATCATGACCAAGCTGCCCTACGTGGCCGGCTATAACATAAAAATGGCCTTTGTGATCCAGGACCTGAAGAACCTCGATGAGATCTATGGAGAGACGTCTCGCCATTCGCTGATGGGCAATTGCGGCTACCAGCTTGTGTTCGGCGCGAACGACCAGGTAACCGCGGAAGCTATCTCGAAAGGACTGGGCAAGCGGACCGTTCGCTACAAGACGGAATCCCGCACCATCGAGCTGATGGGGCTACATCGTCGTACGAAAGTCGAGCAATTGCGGGAACGGGATCTGATGATGCCGCAGGAAGTTCGCCAGATGCCTGCGGAAAAGATGGTCATTCTGGCCGAGGGTCAAAATCCGATCTTCGCCGACAAACTGCGCTTCTTTCGAACCGCACCGTTCCAGGCGATGGCGTGGTTCTCGCGAGCCAATATGCCGGAAGTGCCGGCGACGGAGTTCATGCCTCAACAGCCTGTACCGGCCACAGTCATGGACTATGCCCCTGTTGCCGCGTCGACAAGCCCGAATACCGACACGCCAAGGCCCCCTTTTCCGCGTTCTGCGCTTCCTGATCGACAGGAGAAAGGGAGGGCTCCTGATCGGAATGCTGTAAGGCTTGGAGCCGTCGAGCCAGATCCGATGGCCACCCTAGGGGAAAAGCCACCCGATCTTTGTGCTCATCGAGGGATACTCTCGGAAAACGCTGCACTCTCCCGTTCAGCCGCCCAGGACGGTGATACCCCTGCGGGCGAGAGAAGAAATGCGGGTACGACATCTGGCAGTTCCGACGCTATGACCACACGGCGGCCCTTGCTCAAGGATGATATCGATATGAGTTTCGACATCGCAGTGCGCCGTCTGAAGTCGTTGGTTGGCGGAAATGCGAGCCCTTCAAAAAAAGAGCATCCGTCGTCGCGGGATTGGTCAGCGATTTTCGACGCGACTGTCGCCGACGACGCGTCTGAGTTGGAGACACGTTAG
- the virB11 gene encoding P-type DNA transfer ATPase VirB11, producing MNAVSTDLASDSRHYFLYRALAPLKTFLNDSEVVEISVNRPGHVYVERLGAAHMEFHDIPELTMAEIVNIGERVAASTNQFVSPANPILSAALPSGERIQVVLPPAAPDGGALSIRKQVVSDFTLENYRDSGSLDEVSVAVGGLSETDLELMNRLSAKDIYGFIHMAIINRVSILISGGTSSGKTTFLNACLKSVDQHERIITLEDTRELFPPQKNAVHLLASRGDQGTANVTIQSLLEASLRMRPDRLLVGEVRGSEASTFLRAINTGHPGSMSTVHADTPLGAYEQLAIMVMQSGLSAAYPKADLISYIRQVIPIVIQLRRDGGRRGVSEIFFARERVDAQ from the coding sequence ATGAACGCGGTCTCCACTGACCTTGCCTCGGACAGTCGACACTATTTCCTTTACCGGGCGCTGGCGCCGTTGAAGACGTTTCTTAACGATAGCGAGGTCGTCGAAATCTCGGTGAACCGCCCGGGACATGTTTATGTCGAGCGTCTTGGCGCAGCGCACATGGAGTTCCACGATATTCCCGAGCTCACGATGGCCGAGATCGTCAATATCGGCGAGCGCGTGGCCGCGAGCACCAACCAGTTCGTCAGTCCGGCCAACCCCATCCTCAGCGCGGCACTTCCATCCGGCGAACGCATTCAGGTGGTGCTTCCCCCAGCCGCACCCGACGGTGGCGCCCTCTCGATCCGCAAGCAGGTGGTGAGCGATTTCACGCTCGAGAATTATCGCGACAGTGGATCGCTCGATGAAGTGTCCGTTGCCGTCGGCGGGCTCAGCGAAACGGACTTGGAGTTGATGAACCGGCTTTCGGCCAAGGATATTTACGGCTTCATCCACATGGCCATCATCAACAGAGTCTCGATCCTTATCAGCGGCGGGACCTCCAGCGGCAAGACCACGTTCCTCAACGCATGCCTGAAATCGGTCGATCAGCATGAGCGCATCATCACATTGGAAGATACACGCGAGCTGTTCCCTCCACAGAAGAATGCAGTGCATCTCCTTGCTTCGCGAGGCGATCAGGGCACGGCAAACGTGACCATCCAGTCGCTGCTGGAAGCTTCGCTGCGGATGCGGCCGGACCGACTGCTCGTGGGCGAGGTGAGGGGATCGGAAGCCTCCACATTCCTGCGCGCGATCAACACTGGACATCCGGGCTCGATGTCTACCGTCCATGCCGACACGCCACTCGGCGCCTATGAGCAGCTGGCAATCATGGTCATGCAGTCCGGCTTGTCGGCGGCCTATCCGAAGGCCGACCTGATCTCATACATCAGACAAGTCATCCCAATCGTGATCCAGCTGCGTCGGGACGGGGGCCGGCGCGGGGTATCCGAAATCTTCTTCGCCCGCGAGCGGGTGGACGCACAATGA
- the virB10 gene encoding type IV secretion system protein VirB10 has translation MKRSAELEALGHNDDPVIADRSVRRKQLAGGAVLILLGLVAGYLVLVSREPPAPDMLDGDEEFTTTTFRPPSFVHDGEPEPEPPRPEVVAIPPPPPPPPPPEEEVDTTEFDVPPPPASDQTPPPPGAVEAPVEEFPSRLRSNMVVLDHSAPTGPGGLTGADGEGLTVAGEDRSSKFLAAAANVADRRAQARKIERIDALVPEGTLIPGILETAVVSDLPGQMRAIVSQDVYSFDGRRVLIPTGTRLVGEYQSEVTRGQKRIFVVWTRMLRDDGVSVRLNSIGADGLGRAGLTGHVDNRFRERFGAAILLSIVGGSASYLTGYGSQAATGNSDDAQRAEELARETIAKTFSDMANQTLGESLRIAPTISVGQGERIFVFVRQDLDFSALYEDPITETLKEIRHERGLH, from the coding sequence ATGAAGCGCTCAGCCGAACTCGAAGCCCTCGGCCACAATGACGATCCGGTCATCGCCGACAGGTCCGTCCGTCGCAAACAGCTGGCCGGCGGAGCTGTTCTGATCCTGCTCGGCCTCGTGGCGGGCTATCTCGTTCTCGTGAGCAGAGAGCCGCCGGCTCCCGACATGCTTGACGGGGACGAGGAATTCACCACAACGACGTTCCGTCCACCATCCTTCGTGCACGATGGCGAGCCGGAGCCCGAGCCGCCCAGACCTGAGGTGGTCGCGATTCCTCCGCCTCCACCGCCGCCACCACCACCTGAAGAGGAGGTCGACACCACCGAATTCGACGTGCCACCTCCGCCGGCGTCTGACCAAACGCCGCCGCCGCCAGGCGCTGTCGAAGCGCCGGTAGAAGAGTTCCCATCACGGCTCCGTTCGAACATGGTCGTGCTCGACCACTCCGCGCCGACAGGGCCTGGTGGCCTCACCGGCGCGGATGGTGAGGGGCTGACTGTGGCCGGTGAAGATCGCAGCAGCAAATTTCTGGCAGCGGCAGCAAATGTTGCCGATCGCAGGGCCCAAGCGCGGAAAATCGAACGCATCGACGCGCTTGTCCCGGAAGGCACTCTGATACCCGGCATTCTGGAGACGGCTGTGGTCAGCGACCTCCCGGGACAGATGAGGGCGATCGTCTCGCAGGACGTTTATTCCTTCGATGGCCGCCGCGTGCTGATCCCCACAGGCACCCGGCTTGTCGGCGAATATCAGTCGGAGGTGACGCGTGGTCAGAAGCGGATCTTCGTCGTCTGGACGCGCATGCTGCGAGACGACGGCGTTTCCGTCCGGCTGAACTCGATCGGTGCAGACGGCCTTGGACGGGCGGGGCTGACCGGGCACGTCGACAACAGATTCCGTGAACGTTTTGGCGCCGCCATTTTGCTGTCGATCGTCGGGGGCAGCGCCAGCTATCTGACCGGATATGGCAGTCAGGCTGCTACCGGTAACAGTGACGATGCGCAGCGCGCGGAGGAGCTGGCTCGAGAAACCATCGCGAAAACCTTTTCCGATATGGCCAACCAAACCCTTGGAGAGTCTTTGCGGATTGCGCCCACTATCAGCGTGGGCCAGGGCGAGCGCATCTTCGTGTTCGTCCGTCAAGACCTCGACTTCTCCGCCCTGTACGAAGACCCCATCACCGAAACATTGAAGGAGATACGCCATGAACGCGGTCTCCACTGA
- a CDS encoding TrbG/VirB9 family P-type conjugative transfer protein: protein MRGRSFVTAVALIGAGAVGPALAAQTPKGGSLDPRVTSVTYQENNVVQVFATYGISTMIIFDEDEKFETISLGDTESWQVVPAEKGNLLFVKPIAKDVATNMNVVTDKRIYYLELHDFAPEAGRKVFGIRFHYPEKNLNAALRQEAEQRAAWPNISGIDKANVNIDYSFSGDARLKPDMVFDDGNKTFFKFDRRVPAIFAVNSDFSETLRNFRREGEYIVVDGAATQFTLRDGDQWICIFNLRKPDFAAPDPAILGPAENDQATRRRRSGN from the coding sequence ATGAGGGGCCGCTCGTTCGTGACCGCTGTTGCATTGATCGGCGCCGGCGCCGTCGGACCTGCACTTGCCGCGCAAACGCCGAAAGGTGGTTCGCTCGACCCACGCGTGACCAGCGTCACCTATCAGGAAAACAACGTCGTCCAGGTCTTTGCCACCTACGGCATTTCGACGATGATCATCTTCGACGAGGACGAAAAGTTCGAGACGATCTCGCTCGGCGACACCGAAAGCTGGCAGGTCGTGCCGGCAGAAAAAGGCAACCTTCTCTTCGTCAAGCCGATTGCCAAGGACGTGGCGACGAACATGAACGTCGTCACGGACAAGCGCATCTACTATCTCGAGCTGCATGACTTTGCGCCGGAGGCGGGCCGCAAGGTGTTCGGGATCCGTTTCCACTATCCAGAAAAGAACCTAAACGCGGCGCTGCGGCAGGAGGCGGAGCAGCGCGCCGCCTGGCCGAACATCTCCGGCATCGACAAGGCCAACGTCAACATTGACTACTCATTCTCGGGAGACGCGCGGCTAAAGCCCGATATGGTCTTCGACGATGGCAACAAGACCTTCTTTAAATTCGACCGCCGTGTGCCCGCGATTTTCGCGGTCAACTCCGACTTCTCCGAAACGCTCAGGAACTTCCGCAGGGAAGGGGAGTACATCGTGGTCGACGGCGCCGCGACACAGTTCACCCTCCGCGACGGCGACCAGTGGATCTGCATCTTCAATCTGAGGAAGCCGGATTTCGCAGCACCCGACCCTGCGATCCTTGGACCTGCCGAGAACGATCAAGCGACGCGGCGACGCAGGAGCGGCAACTGA
- a CDS encoding type IV secretion system protein, with amino-acid sequence MADSTEPTLRSYFQQGEIWEQEIIKRAKRSARVAWFFSIVFVGIALLSLIALVLMLPLKSFEPYVVTVDRTTGYIEVKSGLTRPAKLTEQQAVTQANVVRYIRAREGYDPYAIEENFGIAALLSTDRAARELQALYSAANSQNPAKIYGQLKRVLVEIKSVTFPNASTAIVRFSTNERSDTESIVRHWISVVRFRYTDTPTRNEWRFENPLGFQVYAYRRDQETVTPEEAR; translated from the coding sequence ATGGCCGATAGCACCGAACCCACACTGCGTTCGTATTTCCAGCAGGGCGAGATTTGGGAACAGGAAATTATCAAGCGGGCGAAGCGCTCGGCGCGCGTGGCCTGGTTCTTCTCGATTGTTTTCGTAGGGATTGCCTTGCTTAGCCTGATCGCCCTCGTTCTCATGCTGCCGCTGAAGAGCTTCGAGCCCTATGTCGTGACGGTCGACCGGACCACCGGATATATCGAGGTGAAGTCGGGCCTGACACGGCCGGCCAAGCTGACGGAGCAGCAAGCCGTCACGCAGGCCAATGTCGTGCGCTACATTCGTGCGCGGGAAGGCTATGATCCCTATGCGATCGAGGAGAATTTCGGGATCGCGGCACTTCTGTCAACGGACCGAGCAGCGCGGGAACTTCAGGCGCTCTACAGCGCGGCCAATTCCCAGAACCCGGCGAAGATCTATGGCCAGCTGAAGCGAGTTCTGGTCGAGATCAAATCCGTGACCTTTCCCAATGCAAGCACGGCGATCGTCAGGTTCTCGACCAACGAACGCAGCGACACGGAATCGATCGTCCGCCATTGGATCTCGGTTGTCCGCTTCCGCTACACCGATACGCCAACCCGCAACGAGTGGCGCTTTGAAAACCCGCTTGGCTTCCAAGTCTATGCCTATCGCCGCGATCAGGAAACGGTCACGCCCGAGGAAGCGAGATGA
- a CDS encoding type IV secretion system protein, whose protein sequence is MENFIGELLDRIDASGQNFSQRAYEALSQDIEPLLRLLFIVSVLFYGVQLFVGTSRLSVAEVIGRLARVLVILIIVTSWANFNSLFYQWITTVPEEAGRAILEASATGVTEPTNGLSQIWKTANVAAAAFSEQAGYLSVLPALIGMIIMVFAGLFVAIALGILVLAKVVLWVLLGTAPVFISCFFFNTTRSYAMGWLNQSLLYAIIPLFVYVIAAFLIAAMEPELTKIDRLSGGRDLRLSDFAAFIMLCLAGSFVLFQVQSLAQGIAGVFATAIGHESRRHAYRSVYLSREAVGQSAQQTQAAVQRVQARLRSSQSLTGAAMQRAITMNGTAERP, encoded by the coding sequence GTGGAAAATTTTATCGGCGAACTTCTCGATCGGATAGACGCATCGGGCCAGAACTTCTCCCAGCGCGCTTACGAAGCGCTCAGTCAGGACATCGAGCCGCTTCTTCGCCTGCTCTTCATCGTTTCCGTGCTCTTCTATGGTGTCCAGCTCTTTGTGGGAACGTCGCGCCTCAGCGTGGCCGAAGTCATCGGCAGGCTGGCCCGTGTCCTCGTTATCCTGATCATCGTCACCTCATGGGCGAACTTCAATTCGCTGTTCTATCAGTGGATCACCACGGTCCCCGAAGAGGCCGGCCGCGCCATTCTCGAGGCGTCCGCGACCGGCGTTACCGAACCGACCAACGGCCTTTCCCAGATATGGAAAACCGCGAACGTGGCCGCGGCCGCCTTCTCGGAGCAGGCCGGCTATCTGTCTGTCCTGCCGGCGTTGATCGGCATGATCATCATGGTCTTCGCCGGCCTCTTCGTGGCGATCGCGCTCGGCATCCTCGTGCTTGCCAAGGTCGTGCTTTGGGTGTTGCTCGGCACCGCGCCGGTCTTCATCTCCTGCTTCTTTTTCAATACAACCCGAAGCTATGCGATGGGGTGGCTCAACCAATCGCTTCTCTACGCGATTATTCCGCTGTTCGTTTATGTGATCGCAGCTTTCCTGATCGCTGCGATGGAGCCGGAGCTGACGAAGATCGACCGACTCTCGGGCGGCCGAGATCTGCGTCTCAGCGACTTCGCCGCCTTTATCATGCTCTGCCTCGCCGGCAGCTTTGTCCTGTTTCAGGTCCAGTCTCTTGCGCAAGGGATCGCGGGCGTGTTCGCCACCGCAATCGGACACGAATCCCGCAGGCATGCCTATCGCAGCGTTTATTTGAGCCGCGAGGCGGTCGGCCAGTCTGCCCAGCAGACGCAGGCGGCTGTGCAGCGGGTACAGGCGAGGCTTAGGTCCTCGCAGTCGCTGACGGGCGCAGCGATGCAGCGGGCGATCACGATGAATGGAACTGCGGAAAGACCTTAA
- a CDS encoding type IV secretion system protein, with protein sequence MKRSLSVLVMLGTGIAPVSADIPVIDKTNYAVARDTAEKTGRILDTNKEILTTVEETLKAVTGDRGSDAGSLKDLAIGSGFSVSSVPSFDQILKSGVADFGSLDPKAVQAATLFINGLQLVRSLSGKEGSSLASDKSYEELLKTVMGVSALINGSQQAVETRRSALERAGQGIGQAGDIKGSIDQNTQLQVQTGLTLNEMIGVLNAGVQSLHAENQRKLTDMSNTRKALQFE encoded by the coding sequence ATGAAACGTTCGCTGTCAGTCCTTGTTATGCTGGGTACCGGCATAGCTCCAGTTTCGGCCGATATCCCAGTCATCGACAAAACCAACTATGCCGTCGCGCGCGACACGGCGGAAAAGACCGGCCGGATCCTCGACACCAATAAGGAGATCCTAACCACGGTCGAGGAGACGCTGAAGGCGGTGACCGGAGATCGCGGCAGCGATGCGGGATCGCTCAAGGATCTGGCGATCGGCAGTGGCTTCAGCGTCTCGTCGGTTCCATCCTTCGACCAAATTCTCAAGAGCGGCGTGGCGGATTTCGGGTCTCTGGATCCGAAAGCGGTGCAGGCGGCAACGCTGTTCATCAACGGGCTCCAGCTCGTCCGCTCGCTGTCCGGCAAGGAGGGCAGTTCGCTTGCCAGCGACAAATCCTATGAGGAGCTTTTGAAAACGGTTATGGGCGTATCAGCGCTGATCAACGGCTCCCAGCAGGCAGTCGAGACGCGGCGCTCAGCGCTCGAACGCGCCGGGCAGGGGATCGGCCAGGCCGGGGACATCAAGGGGTCGATCGACCAGAACACGCAGCTCCAGGTTCAAACGGGTCTAACGCTCAACGAGATGATCGGCGTGCTCAATGCCGGCGTGCAGTCGCTGCATGCGGAGAACCAGCGCAAACTCACCGACATGTCGAACACGCGAAAGGCGCTCCAGTTCGAATGA
- a CDS encoding lytic transglycosylase domain-containing protein yields MIKRLSVMLACIASPALADIPTIDRTVLEEREDRDRNTSEIEDIDNGRYVSNQSVTCSMYRPARKSDPVAAANANPAIAGLVRRIAREEVIAEDQFLALVYQESRFNPCAKSPAGALGLAQLMPGTASDLGVNPHNIEQNLRGGARYYKQQLGRYKGNVSLALAAYNAGHGNVQKYGGIPPFRETQGYVASIIGKWLPAFGGSDKSAIPLNYGGGGAYESARTSTMNAMGLTAAVGEGSGDVLSWLQQLGQLETGTIQDSWDYNSGARNANLEFINRLILLGTAFADLTNSRNAMTLGDLSGTNRSTRYEENSVDDDRPVAGFCDERKGLVWDDVAKGCLLRVDAQAELQLKTQ; encoded by the coding sequence ATGATCAAGCGTCTTTCCGTCATGCTTGCCTGTATTGCCTCGCCGGCATTGGCCGACATTCCGACCATCGACAGAACCGTGCTCGAGGAGCGCGAGGACCGCGACCGGAATACATCGGAAATCGAGGACATCGACAACGGTCGGTATGTCAGCAATCAGAGCGTCACATGCTCGATGTATCGGCCGGCCAGGAAGTCTGATCCCGTTGCCGCCGCCAATGCCAATCCCGCGATCGCCGGCCTGGTTCGTCGTATCGCGCGCGAGGAGGTGATCGCCGAGGACCAGTTTCTGGCTCTTGTCTATCAGGAAAGCCGCTTCAATCCTTGCGCCAAATCCCCTGCGGGCGCGCTGGGGCTTGCCCAGCTCATGCCCGGTACGGCATCGGATCTTGGCGTCAATCCACACAATATTGAGCAGAATTTGCGTGGTGGCGCGCGCTACTACAAACAGCAGCTTGGGCGCTACAAAGGTAATGTCTCGCTCGCACTCGCCGCCTACAATGCCGGGCACGGCAATGTGCAGAAATATGGCGGTATTCCACCCTTCCGGGAGACGCAAGGCTATGTCGCCAGTATAATCGGGAAGTGGCTTCCGGCGTTTGGCGGCTCCGACAAGTCGGCTATCCCGCTCAACTATGGCGGCGGTGGCGCCTATGAGAGCGCACGAACCAGCACAATGAATGCAATGGGCCTGACCGCGGCGGTCGGGGAGGGTTCTGGCGATGTTTTATCCTGGCTTCAGCAGCTCGGGCAGCTTGAGACCGGCACCATCCAGGACAGCTGGGACTACAACTCCGGGGCACGCAACGCGAACCTGGAATTCATCAATCGGCTGATCCTGCTCGGAACAGCGTTCGCCGACCTCACCAATTCCCGCAATGCGATGACCCTTGGCGACCTGTCGGGAACCAACCGCTCGACCCGTTACGAGGAGAATTCGGTCGACGACGATCGGCCGGTTGCCGGTTTCTGCGACGAGCGGAAGGGCCTGGTCTGGGACGATGTCGCGAAGGGTTGTCTCCTGCGCGTCGATGCGCAGGCGGAACTCCAGCTCAAGACACAGTGA